A portion of the Bifidobacterium lemurum genome contains these proteins:
- a CDS encoding ABC transporter substrate-binding protein encodes MKKMELRKAAAVVGAACLIASLAACGGDDTAGSSDSSTASVSFMLDWTPNTNHIGLYVAQELGYYDEAGVDVTILPTAQAGAEVSVENGVANVGFTTLSNVAAFNAQGSDLKFVFDLTQKQVARWCSLASRTDITTPKDFDGKTFVSFGSAEQTAVVQQMIKNAGGTGEFETATAGTSTFETLTSGQGDFGGFYATWENVESELNGPALNCFVAGDWGVPGNPDQLGFAVKSSWLDDAGNKEALGKFIEATKRGYDYALAHPDEAAEILVEAASTAQLDETLVKASMQEILDGAYWTDGDATSLPGTVNFDDAQAYLDFQYEAGTYTDADGDPLAQAPQAEDLATNEFAQ; translated from the coding sequence ATGAAGAAGATGGAATTGCGCAAGGCCGCGGCCGTGGTTGGAGCCGCCTGCCTGATCGCCTCTCTTGCCGCTTGCGGCGGCGATGACACCGCCGGTTCGTCCGACTCCTCCACGGCCTCCGTGTCGTTCATGCTGGATTGGACGCCGAACACGAACCATATCGGCCTGTATGTGGCGCAGGAACTGGGCTATTACGACGAGGCCGGCGTGGATGTGACGATTCTGCCGACCGCCCAGGCCGGCGCCGAGGTCAGCGTGGAGAACGGCGTGGCGAACGTCGGCTTCACCACGTTGAGCAATGTAGCGGCGTTCAACGCGCAGGGCTCCGATCTGAAGTTCGTGTTCGATCTGACGCAGAAGCAGGTGGCCCGCTGGTGCTCGCTGGCCTCCCGCACCGACATCACCACGCCGAAGGATTTCGACGGCAAAACCTTCGTGAGCTTCGGCTCGGCCGAGCAGACCGCGGTCGTCCAGCAAATGATCAAGAACGCGGGCGGCACCGGCGAGTTCGAAACCGCCACGGCCGGCACCAGCACCTTCGAGACGCTCACCTCGGGTCAGGGTGATTTCGGCGGGTTCTACGCCACGTGGGAGAACGTGGAGTCCGAACTCAACGGCCCGGCGCTGAACTGCTTCGTGGCCGGCGACTGGGGTGTGCCCGGCAATCCGGACCAGCTTGGTTTCGCGGTGAAATCCTCCTGGCTGGACGACGCCGGCAACAAAGAGGCGCTGGGTAAGTTCATCGAGGCGACCAAGCGCGGCTACGACTACGCGCTCGCCCACCCGGACGAGGCCGCTGAGATTCTGGTGGAGGCCGCCTCCACGGCGCAGCTCGACGAAACGCTCGTCAAGGCTTCGATGCAGGAGATTCTCGACGGCGCCTATTGGACCGACGGCGACGCCACGTCGCTGCCCGGCACCGTGAACTTCGACGATGCCCAGGCCTATCTCGACTTCCAGTACGAAGCCGGCACCTATACGGACGCCGACGGCGATCCCCTCGCACAGGCCCCGCAGGCCGAGGACCTCGCCACCAACGAGTTCGCGCAATAG
- a CDS encoding ABC transporter permease has product MTARASLAARIAPPTITVAALLAVWEAAVRLGHVSERVLAAPSQIAASIADTWPELMEASAITAYEALTGFLIAVAAGLAIGIGLHLWRTFDRACTPLLVGAQTIPLITIAPLFMIWFGFATFGKIVIVAVFGVFPVAVQTARGLNAVPRFYEDVALTCGATRGWTLIHVKLVVAARQIFGGVRITAAYVFGTAVTAEYLGAMNGLGIWLQAAFNSFRTPLIFSATVAVVAMTGLLIGAISLLERVLLGPDDTIAFNESGD; this is encoded by the coding sequence ATGACCGCCCGCGCATCGCTTGCCGCCCGTATCGCCCCGCCGACGATCACCGTCGCCGCGCTGCTGGCAGTATGGGAGGCGGCGGTGCGGCTCGGCCACGTCTCCGAACGGGTGCTCGCGGCTCCCAGCCAGATCGCGGCCTCCATCGCGGACACTTGGCCGGAGCTGATGGAGGCCTCCGCCATCACCGCCTACGAGGCGCTGACCGGCTTTCTAATCGCCGTGGCGGCCGGTTTGGCGATCGGCATCGGACTGCATCTGTGGCGCACCTTCGACCGCGCGTGCACACCGCTGCTGGTGGGCGCGCAGACGATTCCGCTGATCACCATCGCGCCGCTGTTCATGATCTGGTTCGGCTTCGCGACGTTCGGCAAAATCGTGATCGTCGCCGTGTTCGGCGTCTTTCCCGTGGCCGTGCAGACCGCACGTGGACTGAACGCGGTGCCGCGATTCTATGAGGATGTGGCGCTCACCTGCGGCGCGACCCGCGGCTGGACGCTGATCCATGTGAAACTGGTGGTCGCCGCGCGCCAGATCTTCGGCGGCGTGCGCATCACCGCCGCCTACGTGTTCGGCACCGCGGTCACCGCGGAATATCTCGGCGCGATGAACGGTCTGGGCATCTGGCTGCAGGCCGCGTTCAACTCCTTCCGCACCCCCTTGATCTTCTCCGCCACCGTGGCGGTGGTCGCGATGACGGGCCTGCTGATCGGCGCCATCTCGCTTCTCGAGCGCGTCCTGCTCGGCCCGGACGACACCATCGCCTTCAACGAGTCCGGCGACTGA
- a CDS encoding DUF805 domain-containing protein: MTDPNQNPQPQDPAPGTGAQPTEVPQTPQMPQVPQVPPLPQYDQTAPQTPQYTQSPVQYAGQADSTAQPADSTAQVPQYQAVAPQSDPYAQPGSYAQPDQYAQTNPYDQSNPYTQPNAYEQPSQPYGGDPYGNPANAYAPPAQPYGAPSGAYAGAPYATEAGGAPPLNKPYYGCPLPEAFLRFWKKYAVFKGRASRSEFWWWVLCAAAVDVVLQIITDGGENGLSFLSTLWVIATLVPGLALAVRRLHDTNKPGWWLAVLYGVMCIGTIIIVAGGGAFFFGAVGSYGSADYADFATGGLGVMFLGGLISLIAFVVYIVFMASATKPEGARFDDDYMPYQPMPQQPMPGMPVQGTPTQPMGYGQQNPYGGYSQPPQSAPYGQADPSAPYGQADQYGQAAPSAQYGQTDPYGQAAPSAQYGQPQDDGDSGQSPYGQSQYGR, translated from the coding sequence ATGACTGATCCCAACCAAAACCCGCAACCGCAGGATCCAGCGCCGGGCACCGGGGCCCAGCCGACGGAAGTCCCGCAGACGCCGCAAATGCCGCAGGTACCGCAAGTGCCGCCGCTGCCGCAATATGACCAGACCGCACCGCAGACCCCGCAGTACACGCAATCACCCGTCCAGTACGCGGGCCAAGCCGATTCCACCGCGCAACCGGCCGATTCCACCGCGCAGGTGCCGCAATACCAAGCGGTCGCGCCCCAGTCTGATCCGTACGCCCAGCCCGGTTCGTATGCCCAGCCTGATCAGTACGCCCAGACCAACCCGTACGACCAGTCCAATCCCTACACGCAACCCAACGCGTACGAGCAGCCCTCGCAACCGTACGGCGGCGACCCGTACGGCAATCCAGCCAACGCGTATGCCCCGCCCGCGCAACCGTACGGCGCGCCCTCCGGCGCGTATGCCGGCGCTCCGTACGCGACCGAGGCAGGTGGCGCGCCGCCGCTGAACAAGCCGTATTACGGTTGTCCCCTTCCCGAGGCGTTCCTGCGCTTTTGGAAGAAATACGCGGTGTTCAAAGGCCGCGCCTCACGCAGCGAGTTCTGGTGGTGGGTGCTGTGCGCCGCCGCCGTCGACGTCGTGCTGCAGATCATCACCGACGGCGGCGAGAACGGACTGTCGTTCCTGAGCACCCTGTGGGTGATCGCCACGCTGGTTCCGGGACTGGCGCTGGCCGTGCGCCGTCTGCACGACACGAACAAGCCCGGCTGGTGGCTGGCCGTTCTTTATGGCGTGATGTGCATCGGCACGATCATCATAGTGGCCGGCGGCGGCGCGTTCTTCTTCGGCGCGGTGGGCAGCTACGGCAGCGCAGACTATGCCGACTTCGCGACCGGTGGCCTCGGTGTGATGTTCCTCGGCGGACTGATCAGCCTGATCGCATTCGTCGTCTATATCGTGTTCATGGCGTCGGCGACCAAGCCTGAGGGCGCGCGCTTCGACGACGATTACATGCCGTATCAGCCGATGCCCCAGCAGCCCATGCCGGGGATGCCCGTACAGGGAACGCCCACGCAGCCGATGGGCTACGGCCAGCAGAACCCCTATGGCGGATATTCCCAGCCGCCCCAGTCCGCGCCGTACGGTCAAGCCGATCCGTCGGCCCCGTACGGACAGGCCGATCAGTACGGACAGGCCGCCCCATCGGCCCAGTACGGACAGACCGACCCGTACGGACAGGCCGCCCCGTCGGCCCAGTATGGCCAGCCGCAGGACGACGGCGACAGCGGCCAGTCCCCGTACGGCCAAAGCCAGTACGGACGGTAG
- a CDS encoding histidine phosphatase family protein, giving the protein MSATTIHFVRHGKVFNPDHLLYERLPDFHLSNRGRRMAEATGAYIAANPQMNTVAAVYSSPLDRTRETAGAILEALNRVRAERGEGELELITDERVIEAENEFRGKRIGHGEGALWKNGNWKLVLNLYKPSWGESYRHIAERMDAFAREKVAQYPGQQIVVVSHESPIWSYRHMLETGHPEHWMFLRRTALASVTSVTYDNETGRVMSITYVDPAADVK; this is encoded by the coding sequence ATGAGCGCAACCACCATACATTTCGTCCGTCACGGCAAGGTGTTCAATCCCGACCATCTGCTGTACGAGCGGCTGCCCGACTTCCACCTGTCGAACCGGGGCCGGCGCATGGCCGAGGCCACCGGCGCCTACATCGCCGCGAATCCGCAGATGAACACGGTGGCGGCGGTCTACTCCTCGCCGCTCGACCGCACGCGCGAGACCGCGGGCGCGATCCTCGAGGCGCTCAACCGGGTGCGCGCCGAACGTGGCGAGGGCGAACTCGAGCTCATCACCGACGAGCGGGTGATCGAGGCGGAGAACGAATTCCGCGGCAAGCGCATCGGCCATGGCGAGGGCGCGCTGTGGAAAAACGGCAACTGGAAGCTCGTGCTCAACCTGTACAAGCCCAGCTGGGGCGAGTCGTACCGGCATATCGCCGAGCGCATGGACGCGTTCGCGCGCGAGAAGGTGGCGCAATACCCGGGCCAGCAGATCGTCGTCGTCAGCCACGAGTCGCCCATCTGGAGCTACCGACACATGCTGGAAACCGGGCATCCCGAACATTGGATGTTCCTGCGGCGCACGGCCCTCGCCTCCGTGACGAGCGTGACCTACGACAACGAGACCGGGCGTGTGATGTCAATCACCTATGTCGACCCTGCGGCCGACGTGAAATAG
- a CDS encoding MFS transporter: MSHGSVNVVKDLGRRLFGGYAELLRIPHTARFSIGSVIACMPFPMVGMTITISVQHFYGNYSLAGALTAVQAIALAVASPVLGKLVDKFGQRRVSIPTIIVWMVAATAMISCINAHVPEWVLFCIVPFLAAIPPWGAMSRARWTRLLKGDSERTNRALSLSGVFDECMWVIGNPLASTLAVISGLLAFSFTGMCVVIGALMVLTELSTEPPSQSDLAREAGMTRKEYREHEAAKAAALKTEAIAETVRREKRAQGASEDEIRAAIEVALAEQATATKESIWGPGLIAVCVTWFSLGAFQSATGISIIAFATEQDMKQYTGFVFACFSFSSLVGALLYGAKNWTIPLWKRFYFCLAVVNIGIGTFMFAQHLWVIMLIYLVIGVCQAPTWINGNQLMLHLVPPTRFTEGVAWMGAMNSIGSSAGSAIAGQFIDRYGSHGGFTVVTVLALASLVIAFIGFKQIKSSTEQPTLTEVAV; this comes from the coding sequence ATGTCACATGGGTCAGTAAACGTCGTCAAGGATCTGGGACGTCGCCTGTTCGGCGGGTACGCGGAGCTGCTGCGTATACCGCATACCGCGCGCTTCTCCATCGGCTCCGTGATCGCGTGCATGCCGTTCCCGATGGTCGGTATGACCATCACCATCTCGGTGCAGCATTTCTACGGCAACTATTCGCTGGCCGGCGCGCTGACCGCCGTGCAGGCGATCGCTTTGGCCGTGGCCAGCCCGGTGCTGGGCAAACTCGTCGACAAGTTCGGTCAACGCCGCGTTTCCATCCCGACGATCATCGTATGGATGGTCGCCGCCACCGCGATGATCTCGTGCATCAACGCGCATGTGCCTGAATGGGTGCTGTTTTGCATCGTGCCATTCCTCGCGGCGATTCCGCCGTGGGGCGCGATGAGCCGCGCCCGTTGGACCCGCCTGCTGAAGGGCGATTCCGAGCGCACGAACCGCGCGTTGAGCCTGTCGGGCGTGTTCGACGAGTGCATGTGGGTGATCGGCAATCCGCTCGCCTCCACATTGGCCGTGATCTCCGGCCTGCTCGCGTTCTCGTTCACCGGCATGTGCGTGGTGATCGGCGCGCTGATGGTGCTCACCGAATTGAGCACCGAGCCGCCGAGCCAAAGCGATCTGGCGCGCGAGGCCGGAATGACCCGCAAGGAATACCGCGAACATGAGGCCGCCAAGGCGGCGGCTCTGAAGACGGAGGCCATCGCCGAAACCGTGCGCCGCGAGAAGCGCGCGCAGGGCGCTTCGGAGGATGAGATCCGCGCCGCGATCGAGGTGGCGCTGGCCGAGCAGGCGACCGCCACCAAGGAGTCCATCTGGGGCCCGGGTCTGATCGCCGTGTGCGTCACCTGGTTCTCGCTGGGCGCGTTCCAGTCGGCCACCGGCATTTCGATCATCGCCTTCGCCACCGAGCAGGATATGAAGCAGTACACGGGCTTCGTGTTCGCCTGCTTCTCCTTCAGCTCGCTGGTGGGCGCGCTGCTGTACGGTGCGAAGAACTGGACGATTCCGCTGTGGAAGCGTTTCTACTTCTGCCTGGCCGTGGTGAACATCGGCATCGGCACGTTCATGTTCGCCCAGCATCTGTGGGTGATCATGCTCATCTATCTGGTGATCGGCGTATGCCAGGCGCCCACGTGGATCAACGGCAACCAGCTGATGCTGCATCTCGTGCCGCCGACCCGCTTCACCGAAGGCGTGGCGTGGATGGGCGCGATGAATTCCATCGGCTCGTCGGCCGGTTCCGCGATCGCGGGCCAGTTCATCGACCGGTACGGCTCGCACGGCGGATTCACGGTGGTGACCGTGCTGGCGTTGGCCTCGCTGGTGATCGCGTTCATCGGCTTCAAGCAGATCAAGTCCAGCACCGAACAGCCCACCCTCACCGAAGTCGCCGTGTGA
- a CDS encoding GtrA family protein encodes MKFGIVGVIAFVIDYGLMNLLLALHMHNILASTISFLVSLVFNYLASMKFVFKHRPDMARWMEILIFVSASVVGLFINELIIYISTFGMNHDAMVTQHAEYMIRTNIGKLVATAVVMVWNFLIRKWLLDDTHTNAMNRLKRADNRLTPEQLEAKWENSFSHRLGMWSLEHTPQGWPK; translated from the coding sequence ATGAAGTTCGGCATCGTGGGCGTCATCGCATTCGTCATCGACTATGGTCTGATGAACCTGCTGTTGGCGCTTCATATGCACAACATCCTCGCCAGCACCATCTCGTTCCTGGTGTCGTTGGTGTTCAACTATCTGGCGAGCATGAAGTTCGTGTTCAAGCACCGCCCCGATATGGCCCGTTGGATGGAGATCCTCATCTTCGTCTCGGCGTCGGTGGTCGGCCTGTTCATCAACGAGCTCATCATCTACATCTCCACATTCGGCATGAACCATGACGCCATGGTCACGCAGCACGCCGAATATATGATCCGCACCAACATCGGCAAGCTCGTCGCCACCGCGGTGGTGATGGTGTGGAACTTCCTGATTCGCAAGTGGCTGCTCGACGACACCCACACCAATGCGATGAACCGTCTCAAGCGCGCCGACAACCGATTGACCCCCGAACAGCTCGAAGCCAAATGGGAGAACAGCTTCTCGCATCGGCTCGGCATGTGGTCGCTGGAGCACACGCCCCAAGGCTGGCCGAAGTAG
- a CDS encoding phenylpyruvate tautomerase MIF-related protein — MPVIHTHVSVSTTPEQREALKSAYGKAITAVPGKSEGWLMCPFEDDMPIYFGGDDSAPAAYVEVNLLGRSAVPGSVWEELTRQIMAALESTLGIPQDRTYIRYTATSDWGWNGGNF; from the coding sequence ATGCCCGTCATCCACACCCATGTGTCCGTCAGCACCACGCCCGAGCAGCGCGAGGCGCTCAAATCCGCCTATGGCAAGGCGATCACCGCCGTGCCGGGCAAGTCCGAGGGCTGGCTGATGTGCCCGTTCGAGGACGATATGCCGATTTATTTCGGCGGCGACGACAGCGCTCCGGCCGCCTATGTGGAAGTCAATCTGCTCGGCCGATCCGCCGTGCCGGGTTCCGTATGGGAGGAGCTCACCCGCCAGATCATGGCCGCGCTCGAATCCACGCTCGGCATTCCGCAGGACCGCACCTACATCCGCTATACCGCCACCTCCGACTGGGGTTGGAACGGCGGCAATTTCTAA